A genomic region of Thermodesulfobacteriota bacterium contains the following coding sequences:
- a CDS encoding glycosyltransferase family 4 protein produces the protein MKLLHINFSDNGGGAANAAYRLHRGLCDLPAESSMMVALKRTSDPTVHEFSPSRKPTRRFYRYIRRKMIAQSLNKDIRSRLSGYEAFSDCRTSFGTELLGQINKPDIINLHWVANFLDYSSFFTSVALTTIPVVWTLHDMNPFTGGCHYDIGCGKYEENCGACPQLGSNDPNDISYKIWRRKHTLFEKICPELFTIVTPSQWLAEKSRASSLLQKFPVKVIPNGLDIKEFAPRDKKISRKTLGLPPDAKVILFISDVVGNKRKGFIYLNKALTEMQHLENLFLMISGREGETINTTIPYRYLGRIADSRMLSMVYSAADVFVVPSLQDNLPNTVLESMACGTPVVGFKVGGLPDMVRYGETGVLAEPENVDSLRNAIVHLITCPDILAVMSVNCRKVVVEEYSQSVQALKYMALYRHLIDLKQSQRDKNAFSFNG, from the coding sequence ATGAAGTTATTACATATTAATTTTTCTGATAACGGAGGAGGAGCAGCTAATGCGGCATATCGGTTGCATAGGGGACTATGTGATTTACCCGCAGAGTCTTCCATGATGGTGGCCCTTAAGCGGACTTCTGATCCAACCGTTCATGAATTCTCTCCATCCAGGAAACCGACAAGACGGTTTTATAGATATATTCGTCGAAAGATGATTGCCCAAAGTCTTAATAAGGATATCAGATCTAGGCTGTCGGGATATGAGGCTTTTAGTGACTGCCGCACGTCGTTCGGTACCGAATTGTTAGGACAAATTAATAAGCCGGATATCATAAACCTGCATTGGGTTGCTAATTTTTTGGATTATTCGAGTTTTTTTACATCGGTTGCACTGACCACCATACCGGTTGTCTGGACACTGCATGATATGAATCCGTTTACTGGTGGCTGTCATTACGATATCGGTTGTGGAAAGTATGAAGAAAATTGTGGGGCCTGTCCGCAACTTGGGTCGAATGATCCAAACGATATATCATATAAAATTTGGAGGCGGAAACATACTTTATTCGAAAAGATATGTCCGGAATTGTTTACGATTGTGACACCAAGCCAATGGTTGGCAGAAAAATCTCGAGCAAGCAGTCTATTGCAAAAATTCCCCGTGAAAGTGATTCCAAACGGTTTAGATATAAAAGAATTTGCACCTCGTGATAAAAAAATATCACGAAAAACGCTTGGTCTTCCACCAGATGCCAAGGTGATTCTGTTTATTTCCGATGTGGTTGGAAATAAACGAAAAGGATTTATTTATTTAAATAAGGCCTTGACCGAGATGCAACATCTAGAAAATTTATTTTTAATGATCTCCGGAAGGGAAGGCGAAACGATAAATACAACAATTCCATATCGCTATCTTGGGCGTATTGCTGACAGCAGAATGCTTTCAATGGTTTATAGCGCCGCCGATGTGTTTGTTGTCCCTTCCCTACAGGATAATCTCCCCAATACTGTACTTGAATCTATGGCATGCGGAACTCCTGTGGTAGGTTTTAAGGTCGGGGGGCTTCCCGATATGGTACGGTACGGTGAGACAGGGGTGTTGGCGGAACCTGAAAACGTTGATAGCTTGAGGAATGCAATTGTTCATTTGATAACCTGTCCGGATATATTAGCGGTAATGTCCGTAAATTGTCGTAAGGTCGTTGTTGAAGAGTACTCCCAGTCTGTTCAAGCACTCAAATACATGGCTTTGTATCGCCATCTGATTGATTTAAAACAATCCCAAAGGGATAAGAATGCATTCTCCTTCAACGGATGA
- a CDS encoding class I SAM-dependent methyltransferase, producing MKDKWEHRVVSREIKQGDRVLEIGCGSGHFIKKLISQKIDATGIELNSNAVEEAKQLGLPVFLEELIDFSKGMSCKFDVVCNFQILEHSDDPKAFIETCIGLLKPSGRLWICVPNSAGFIRLADNDLLNQPPHHVTRWSKSVFRYLETQYPVKIKRILYEPLASYHLEWYINLQLSRLPLPKVLKRYIYIGTRKIGLPIAQHSKIYRILSGHTICVCYEKNEVITY from the coding sequence ATGAAGGATAAATGGGAGCACCGTGTTGTTTCCAGAGAGATCAAACAGGGTGATAGAGTGCTGGAAATCGGTTGCGGATCCGGCCATTTCATTAAAAAACTTATATCCCAAAAGATCGATGCTACAGGGATCGAATTAAATTCTAATGCTGTGGAAGAGGCTAAGCAATTAGGGCTACCGGTATTTTTAGAGGAGTTAATTGATTTTTCAAAAGGGATGAGTTGTAAGTTTGATGTTGTTTGCAATTTTCAAATACTTGAGCATAGTGATGACCCCAAAGCCTTTATTGAGACATGTATTGGGTTGTTAAAACCATCGGGGCGGTTATGGATCTGTGTGCCGAACAGTGCCGGATTTATAAGACTTGCAGATAATGATTTATTAAATCAGCCACCTCATCACGTTACTCGTTGGTCTAAATCTGTTTTTAGATATTTAGAGACACAGTATCCGGTAAAAATAAAAAGAATTCTATACGAACCATTAGCGTCTTATCATCTAGAATGGTATATAAATTTACAATTATCGCGACTCCCACTACCTAAAGTTTTGAAACGGTATATTTATATTGGTACTCGCAAGATAGGACTTCCTATCGCTCAACATTCAAAAATATACAGAATCCTGAGTGGGCATACTATTTGTGTATGCTATGAGAAGAATGAAGTTATTACATATTAA
- a CDS encoding TylF/MycF/NovP-related O-methyltransferase: protein MCLSDLIKCKMIKKVKKYIYKFKYSLMFIKYLYLHYKYRNFTMIPLNFFIGNLKICYRYRKLSGVIVECGVWKGGMIAAISEIIKDNKYYLFDSFEGLPKAKEIDGKAAIKWQINKQSKLYFDNCKASVNDAEIAMKLAKAKDYEIQKGWFKDTLYKFNEKIAVLRLDGDWYESTTECLENLFDKVVKGGVIIIDDYYTWDGCSRAVHDYLSKNNLANKIFASPEGVCYIIK from the coding sequence ATGTGTTTATCCGATCTCATTAAATGTAAAATGATAAAAAAAGTAAAAAAATATATATATAAATTTAAGTATAGTTTAATGTTTATTAAATATCTATATTTACATTATAAATATAGAAATTTTACAATGATACCGTTGAATTTTTTTATCGGAAATTTAAAGATATGCTATAGATACAGAAAGTTAAGTGGTGTAATAGTCGAATGCGGTGTGTGGAAAGGAGGCATGATAGCCGCAATTTCAGAAATAATTAAAGATAATAAATACTATTTATTTGATAGTTTCGAAGGCCTTCCCAAAGCAAAGGAAATTGATGGTAAAGCAGCAATCAAGTGGCAAATTAATAAACAATCAAAATTGTATTTTGATAATTGTAAAGCAAGTGTAAATGATGCAGAAATCGCTATGAAGTTAGCAAAAGCAAAAGATTATGAAATTCAAAAAGGTTGGTTCAAAGATACGTTATATAAGTTTAATGAGAAAATTGCAGTGCTACGATTAGACGGTGATTGGTACGAATCAACGACAGAGTGTTTAGAAAATCTTTTTGATAAAGTTGTAAAAGGAGGAGTAATAATAATTGATGATTATTATACTTGGGATGGTTGCTCAAGAGCAGTGCATGATTATCTTTCCAAGAACAATTTAGCTAATAAAATATTCGCTTCACCAGAAGGTGTTTGCTATATAATAAAGTGA
- a CDS encoding ABC transporter ATP-binding protein, whose translation MPDSAIIVEGLSKRYRIGTKEKSSDTFGGAMTKWLKTPFSNLKKLKDLIRFETSSSEALDVIWALKDVSFKVKQGEVIGIIGRNGAGKSTLLKILSRITEPTSGRALINGRVSSLLEVGTGFHQELTGRENVYLNGTILGMSKKEIDRKFDEIVAFSEVEAFLDTPVKRYSSGMKVRLAFAVAAHLEPEILLIDEVLAVGDASFQKKCLGKMGAVATEGRTVLFVSHNMGAVQQLCKRCFLFKSGSLSVVGESNDVIEKYIRDASNQDSNLPERWVRSGSGRVRIRSIELLNDQNHECKTFFMGQNVRVKISGNSAEPNLSFTVGLQIVTQTEISVIYAYDQFKEFQTTDENIFSFQANIPNVQLMPGLYYLNIWIGRSGLEEFDYVKYVAPFTVLQSDKINITQTINQREHGLTYGELITIEEDYSDIP comes from the coding sequence CTCGAATCTGAAAAAGCTGAAAGATCTGATAAGGTTCGAAACCAGTTCATCCGAGGCGCTTGATGTTATCTGGGCATTAAAAGATGTATCATTTAAGGTCAAGCAAGGTGAGGTAATCGGAATTATCGGACGAAACGGGGCAGGAAAGAGTACCCTGTTGAAAATTTTGTCCCGTATTACAGAACCGACTTCAGGCCGGGCTCTTATTAACGGCCGTGTGTCTAGCCTGCTGGAGGTGGGGACGGGGTTCCATCAGGAATTGACCGGCAGGGAGAATGTTTATCTGAATGGCACTATCCTGGGTATGTCAAAAAAAGAGATCGACCGGAAATTTGACGAAATCGTGGCCTTTTCCGAAGTAGAGGCGTTCCTTGATACGCCTGTTAAACGTTACTCTTCAGGGATGAAGGTTCGTCTCGCGTTTGCTGTGGCAGCCCACCTAGAACCGGAAATTTTGTTAATCGATGAAGTTCTTGCCGTGGGGGATGCCTCTTTCCAGAAAAAATGTTTGGGTAAAATGGGGGCTGTGGCTACGGAAGGACGAACCGTACTTTTTGTCAGTCATAATATGGGAGCGGTACAACAACTGTGCAAACGGTGCTTTCTTTTTAAATCAGGCAGCTTGTCTGTTGTTGGTGAATCGAATGATGTAATTGAAAAATATATAAGAGATGCGTCCAATCAAGATAGCAATTTACCTGAAAGATGGGTGAGAAGTGGGTCTGGGAGGGTCCGTATCCGTTCTATTGAACTGTTAAATGATCAAAACCATGAATGCAAAACCTTTTTTATGGGACAAAATGTCAGGGTTAAAATATCGGGAAATTCCGCAGAACCAAACCTTTCGTTCACAGTGGGGTTACAAATTGTCACGCAAACCGAAATTTCGGTAATATATGCTTATGATCAATTTAAAGAGTTCCAAACAACTGATGAAAATATTTTTTCATTCCAGGCCAACATCCCCAATGTACAGTTAATGCCGGGATTGTATTATCTCAATATCTGGATTGGGCGTTCAGGGTTGGAAGAGTTCGATTACGTTAAATATGTTGCTCCATTTACTGTTTTACAAAGCGACAAGATCAATATAACTCAGACCATTAACCAGCGGGAACATGGCCTCACTTATGGTGAGTTGATAACAATAGAAGAAGATTATTCCGATATCCCATGA